Proteins encoded together in one Gemmatimonadota bacterium DH-78 window:
- a CDS encoding ABC transporter ATP-binding protein, which yields MIRAAPDASVRLSGLTRRFGSAVAVDALTLEVAPGELFGLVGPDGAGKTTTLRMLAGVLPPSEGDAHVCGVSIAEDPEGAKPHLAYMAQRFGLYEDLTVAENLDFYADLFEVPRAERAARLDRLYRFSRLDEFRDRRAGALSGGMKQKLGLSCALIHQPRLLLLDEPTFGVDPISRRELWVILEEMVRGGTTLVVSTSYMDEAERCDRVALLHEGRLLALDSPAALRAALPGTLFELHARDPRRCRERLRAHPGVLGASLFGDAVHLLLAAGADVSTAMAWLATAGIEVLEVHPVEPTLEDVFIHRVSAGTSTSPPSGVM from the coding sequence CACCCGCCGCTTCGGCTCCGCGGTAGCCGTCGACGCGCTCACTCTGGAGGTGGCGCCAGGCGAACTCTTCGGCCTCGTCGGTCCCGACGGGGCGGGGAAGACCACCACGCTGCGCATGCTGGCCGGAGTCCTCCCTCCGAGCGAGGGCGACGCCCATGTGTGCGGGGTGAGCATCGCCGAGGATCCGGAGGGGGCCAAGCCGCACCTGGCCTACATGGCCCAGCGCTTCGGCCTCTACGAAGACCTGACCGTGGCCGAGAACCTCGACTTCTACGCCGACCTGTTCGAGGTGCCGCGAGCCGAGCGGGCGGCGCGACTCGATCGGCTCTACCGATTCTCGCGTCTCGACGAGTTTCGCGATCGCCGCGCCGGGGCGCTGTCCGGAGGCATGAAGCAGAAGCTCGGGCTGTCGTGCGCCCTCATCCACCAGCCCCGGCTGCTGCTGCTCGACGAACCCACCTTCGGCGTCGACCCGATCTCGCGCCGAGAGCTGTGGGTGATTCTCGAAGAGATGGTGCGGGGCGGCACCACCCTGGTCGTGTCCACCTCGTACATGGACGAGGCCGAGCGGTGCGACCGTGTGGCGCTGCTGCACGAGGGGCGGCTGCTCGCGCTCGACTCGCCGGCCGCCCTCCGAGCCGCCCTCCCGGGCACCCTGTTCGAGCTGCACGCCCGCGACCCACGCCGCTGCAGGGAGCGGCTGCGGGCGCACCCGGGGGTGCTCGGAGCGTCGCTCTTCGGCGACGCCGTCCACCTGCTGCTCGCCGCCGGAGCCGACGTGTCGACGGCGATGGCGTGGCTGGCCACAGCGGGGATCGAGGTGCTCGAGGTGCACCCGGTCGAGCCCACGCTGGAAGACGTGTTCATCCATCGCGTGAGCGCCGGCACCTCCACCTCACCGCCTTCAGGCGTGATGTGA
- a CDS encoding ABC transporter ATP-binding protein encodes MRVQRLTRRFGDFTAVDGLDFEVHAGEIFGFLGPNGAGKTTTIKMLTGLLSPTEGEGWVAGLDIRRERRAIRRRIGYMSQKFSLYPDLTVDENIELFAGLYGVAGARLDDRRRWILDMAELADDRERPTGELPLGLKQRLALGTAVIHEPPILFLDEPTSGVDPIARRRFWDLIDGFAERGRTIFVSTHYMEEAEYCHRLALMNRGRLIALDTPRALRRAEAARADALPGDLPSLEQVFIALVERAGGAVVG; translated from the coding sequence GTGCGGGTGCAGCGACTCACCCGGAGGTTCGGCGATTTCACGGCCGTCGACGGCCTCGATTTCGAGGTTCACGCGGGCGAGATCTTCGGCTTTCTCGGGCCCAACGGGGCGGGGAAGACGACCACCATCAAGATGCTCACGGGGCTGCTCAGCCCCACCGAGGGCGAGGGGTGGGTGGCCGGCCTCGACATCCGACGCGAGCGTCGCGCGATCCGGCGGCGCATCGGATACATGTCACAGAAGTTCTCGCTCTACCCCGACCTCACGGTCGACGAGAACATCGAGCTCTTCGCGGGACTCTACGGAGTGGCGGGAGCCCGCCTCGACGACCGCCGACGCTGGATCCTCGACATGGCGGAGCTGGCCGACGACCGCGAGCGCCCCACCGGCGAGCTGCCTCTGGGCCTCAAGCAGCGACTCGCCCTCGGCACCGCGGTGATCCACGAGCCCCCGATTCTCTTCCTCGACGAGCCCACCTCGGGCGTGGACCCGATCGCGCGCCGCCGCTTCTGGGACCTGATCGACGGCTTCGCCGAACGGGGTCGCACGATCTTCGTGTCCACGCACTACATGGAGGAGGCCGAGTACTGCCACCGCCTGGCGCTCATGAACCGCGGGCGACTGATCGCACTCGACACCCCGCGAGCGCTGCGCCGCGCCGAGGCCGCTCGCGCCGACGCGCTCCCCGGCGACCTGCCTTCGCTCGAGCAGGTGTTCATCGCCCTGGTCGAGCGCGCCGGGGGAGCGGTCGTCGGCTGA
- a CDS encoding ABC transporter permease: protein MRISRLRAIARKEWIQLRRDPRSMILAFALPLILLVFFGYAITWDVDDIGIALVDHDRTPTSRQLAETLVASGLFTIAAHPDTEREADHLLTRGQVKGIVVVPAGFTAELTGGRAARLQMLVDGSDANTATIALNYAEAIVSRFARGVLLQGRRVELPVEADTRIWYNPTLASRNMIVPGLIAVIMSIIAAMLTALTIAREWERGTMEQLASTPVTRLEVVLGKLLPYLAIGLFDVAVTVTAGMLLFGTPLNGSTVELAGFTLLFLTGALGLGIFISAAVKSQVLATQIAMVATYLPAVLLSGFLFDIASMPPVLRGFTYLIPARYFVTVTRGIFLKGVGLEVLWPQALFMAGFAVVGLALATRAFRKEIDA, encoded by the coding sequence ATGCGGATCTCCCGCCTGCGCGCCATCGCTCGCAAGGAGTGGATCCAGCTGCGGCGCGATCCGCGCAGCATGATCCTGGCCTTCGCGCTGCCCCTGATCCTGCTGGTCTTCTTCGGCTACGCGATCACCTGGGACGTGGACGACATCGGCATCGCCCTGGTCGACCACGATCGCACGCCGACGAGCCGGCAGCTCGCCGAGACCCTGGTCGCCAGCGGCCTGTTCACGATCGCCGCTCACCCCGACACCGAGCGCGAGGCCGACCACCTCCTCACCCGAGGGCAGGTGAAGGGCATCGTGGTGGTGCCGGCGGGCTTCACCGCCGAGCTGACCGGCGGGCGCGCCGCGCGGCTGCAGATGCTCGTGGACGGCAGTGATGCGAACACCGCCACCATCGCCCTGAACTACGCCGAGGCGATCGTGTCGCGCTTCGCACGGGGCGTCCTGCTCCAGGGGCGCCGCGTGGAGCTTCCGGTCGAGGCCGACACCCGCATCTGGTACAACCCCACGCTGGCCTCCCGAAACATGATCGTGCCCGGGTTGATCGCGGTGATCATGTCGATCATCGCGGCCATGCTGACCGCGCTCACGATCGCCCGCGAATGGGAGCGCGGCACGATGGAACAGCTCGCCTCGACACCTGTCACTCGACTCGAGGTCGTGCTGGGCAAGCTTCTGCCCTACCTGGCGATCGGACTCTTCGACGTGGCCGTCACCGTCACGGCCGGCATGCTGCTTTTCGGCACGCCGCTGAACGGGAGCACCGTCGAACTCGCCGGCTTCACCCTGCTCTTTCTCACCGGAGCGCTCGGCCTCGGCATCTTCATCTCGGCTGCCGTGAAGTCGCAGGTGCTGGCCACCCAGATCGCCATGGTCGCCACCTATCTTCCCGCGGTCCTCCTTTCGGGCTTCCTCTTCGACATCGCCTCGATGCCCCCCGTGCTCCGGGGCTTCACCTACCTCATCCCGGCGCGGTACTTCGTGACGGTCACCCGCGGCATCTTTCTCAAGGGGGTCGGGCTCGAAGTGCTGTGGCCTCAAGCGCTCTTCATGGCGGGATTCGCCGTGGTCGGGCTGGCGCTCGCCACCCGGGCCTTCCGCAAGGAGATCGACGCGTGA
- a CDS encoding ABC transporter permease, with the protein MTAREGWRARVGRVRALVRKELRQLFRDPRTKRVIFVSPVIQLVLFGYAVNTDVRRVPMQVVDHDRTALSRALVEAFTASDYFRVAGRSDDAASIQRALDRGGAVVGLRIPPGFSRDVQAGGPGSVQVLVDGSNSNTATVAQGYAARIVQRFALSQAGDSGRLPGGGIDLRARAWFNPSLASQVYNVPAVCGVIVLLMSLLLTALGVVREREMGTFDQLLVSPLNAGELMLGKTIPVAMIAFAQLVLVITVALLWFAIPLRGSVPFLLASSVVFVLTGLAIGLLISTISGTQQEAFLTMFLFIMPAIILSGFLYPVETMPEVFQTLTLGNPLRHFLEIVRGVFLKGAGPSDLAAQFATLGGMASVGLLAATWRFRRMLG; encoded by the coding sequence GTGACGGCGCGCGAAGGCTGGAGGGCCCGAGTGGGCCGGGTGCGGGCGCTCGTGCGCAAGGAGCTCAGGCAGCTCTTTCGCGACCCGCGCACCAAGCGGGTGATCTTCGTGTCGCCCGTGATTCAGCTCGTGCTCTTCGGGTACGCCGTGAACACCGACGTGCGGCGGGTGCCGATGCAGGTGGTCGATCACGATCGCACCGCGCTCTCGCGTGCACTCGTGGAGGCCTTCACCGCCTCCGACTATTTCCGGGTCGCGGGGCGCAGCGATGACGCAGCCTCGATCCAGCGCGCTCTCGATCGGGGCGGGGCGGTGGTGGGCCTGCGCATTCCCCCCGGCTTCTCGCGCGACGTGCAGGCGGGCGGCCCCGGCTCGGTGCAGGTGCTCGTCGACGGGAGCAACTCGAATACGGCAACGGTGGCGCAGGGCTACGCCGCCCGCATCGTCCAGCGCTTCGCGCTCTCGCAGGCCGGCGATTCGGGTCGGCTCCCCGGCGGCGGCATCGACCTTCGAGCCCGGGCGTGGTTCAACCCCTCGCTGGCCAGCCAGGTGTACAACGTGCCCGCCGTGTGCGGGGTGATCGTCCTGCTGATGTCGCTGCTCCTCACGGCGCTGGGCGTGGTGCGGGAACGCGAGATGGGCACCTTCGATCAGCTGCTCGTCTCACCTCTGAACGCAGGTGAGCTGATGTTGGGCAAAACGATACCCGTGGCCATGATAGCGTTCGCGCAGCTCGTGCTCGTGATCACGGTCGCGCTGCTCTGGTTCGCCATTCCGCTCCGGGGATCGGTGCCGTTCCTCCTGGCCTCATCGGTGGTGTTCGTGCTGACCGGTCTGGCCATCGGCCTCCTGATCTCCACCATCAGCGGAACCCAGCAGGAGGCCTTCCTCACCATGTTTCTGTTCATCATGCCGGCGATCATCCTGTCGGGGTTTCTCTACCCGGTGGAGACCATGCCGGAGGTGTTCCAGACTCTCACCCTGGGCAACCCCCTCCGACATTTCCTGGAGATCGTGCGCGGCGTGTTCCTGAAGGGCGCGGGGCCCTCGGATCTGGCGGCCCAGTTCGCGACGCTGGGGGGGATGGCGAGTGTGGGACTCCTCGCAGCCACCTGGCGCTTCCGCCGCATGCTGGGGTAG
- the kdsB gene encoding 3-deoxy-manno-octulosonate cytidylyltransferase, whose amino-acid sequence MIPARLASTRLPDKPLVSLLGRPLIEWVWRRAHAMSVLDDVVVATDDAAVAEACGRFGARVEMTRTDHPSGTDRIAEVVARPAWADYPVIVNVQGDEPLLREEDVAAAVGLIRAGWPVATCATPLGSIEALSDPSVVKVARTREARALYFSRAGIPHRRDAPPSRRELEAAPFLRHIGLYAYTRRALQAWVALPPSPLEELERLEQLRPLEAGFDIGVAVVEAAEGGVDTPADALRMERRMTELGLTPVPERHGTT is encoded by the coding sequence GTGATCCCGGCTCGACTCGCGTCTACCCGACTCCCCGACAAACCGCTGGTTTCGCTTCTCGGACGCCCCCTCATCGAGTGGGTGTGGCGACGGGCGCACGCCATGTCGGTTCTGGACGATGTCGTGGTGGCCACCGACGACGCCGCGGTGGCCGAGGCGTGCGGGCGGTTCGGCGCACGGGTCGAGATGACCCGAACCGACCACCCGTCGGGCACCGATCGGATCGCCGAGGTGGTCGCGCGCCCCGCGTGGGCGGACTACCCGGTAATCGTCAACGTGCAGGGTGACGAGCCGCTGCTGCGCGAAGAAGACGTCGCGGCGGCGGTGGGGTTGATCCGCGCCGGCTGGCCGGTCGCCACATGCGCGACTCCGCTGGGGTCGATCGAGGCGCTGTCCGACCCGTCGGTCGTGAAGGTGGCGCGAACTCGCGAGGCCCGCGCGCTGTACTTCAGCCGGGCCGGCATTCCGCACCGTCGCGACGCACCACCGTCGAGGCGGGAACTGGAGGCGGCGCCTTTTCTGCGACACATCGGGCTCTACGCCTATACGCGCAGAGCTCTGCAGGCATGGGTGGCGCTGCCGCCCTCGCCGCTCGAGGAGCTGGAACGCCTCGAGCAGCTCCGGCCGTTGGAGGCCGGATTCGATATCGGTGTGGCGGTGGTGGAGGCGGCGGAAGGCGGGGTCGACACCCCGGCCGACGCGCTGCGGATGGAACGACGAATGACCGAACTGGGACTCACTCCCGTACCCGAGCGACACGGAACCACATGA
- a CDS encoding CTP synthase — MSDRSHETKYIFVTGGVVSSLGKGIAGASLGRLLKERGLRVTLQKFDPYINVDPGTLSPFQHGEVFVTDDGAETDLDLGHYERFIDASLTQANNITTGRIYSDVIARERRGDYLGSTVQVVPHITDHIKGAIRRLSDEHDVVITEIGGTVGDIESLPFLEAIRQFRQEVGRENALFVHLTLVPYIAAAGELKTKPTQHSVRELMQIGIQPDIVICRTEHPLDDDIRRKIALFTNVPMDGVVEARDVETIYEVPIELRRQRLDDVVVRMLGLQLPDPDLGPWRDMVNRIKTPGSGRVRIAVVGKYTELIDSYKSVQEALIHGGIANDVKVDIDWISSEHFDDGAGVERLRKYDGLLIPGGFGPRGVEGMLQAIRWARENRMPFFGICLGLQCAVIEFARNVCGLEDSDSFEFKEESKDPVICLMDSQLQVTTKGGTMRLGAYPARLRQGTRAAEIYGSGEISERHRHRFEVNNEYRPLLEEHGLVISGTSPDEGLVEMIELPDHPWFVACQFHPELKSRPMRPAPLFASFIQAAAQHVWPTNEVESSAAAGD, encoded by the coding sequence ATGAGCGACCGCAGTCACGAGACCAAATACATCTTCGTCACCGGCGGAGTGGTGTCGTCCCTGGGCAAGGGCATCGCCGGAGCCTCGCTCGGGCGGCTGCTGAAGGAGCGCGGCCTCCGGGTCACCCTCCAGAAGTTCGACCCCTACATCAACGTCGACCCGGGCACGCTGTCGCCCTTCCAGCACGGCGAGGTGTTCGTGACCGACGACGGGGCCGAGACCGACCTCGACCTCGGGCACTACGAGCGCTTCATCGACGCCTCGCTCACCCAGGCGAACAACATCACCACGGGGCGCATCTACTCCGACGTGATCGCCCGCGAGCGCCGGGGCGACTACCTGGGGTCGACCGTGCAGGTGGTACCCCACATCACCGACCACATCAAGGGTGCCATTCGTCGGCTCTCCGACGAGCACGACGTGGTCATCACCGAGATCGGCGGCACGGTCGGCGACATCGAGTCGCTGCCCTTTCTCGAGGCGATCCGGCAGTTTCGCCAGGAGGTCGGCCGCGAGAACGCCCTCTTCGTGCACCTCACCCTGGTGCCGTACATCGCGGCCGCGGGCGAGCTGAAGACGAAGCCCACGCAGCACTCGGTGCGCGAGCTCATGCAGATCGGGATCCAGCCCGACATCGTGATCTGCCGTACCGAGCACCCGCTCGACGACGACATCCGCCGCAAGATCGCCCTCTTCACCAATGTGCCGATGGACGGCGTGGTCGAGGCGCGCGACGTCGAGACCATCTACGAGGTGCCGATCGAACTGCGCCGCCAGCGCCTCGACGACGTGGTGGTGCGAATGCTCGGCCTCCAGCTGCCCGATCCCGACCTGGGCCCCTGGCGCGACATGGTCAACCGGATCAAGACGCCCGGCAGCGGCCGCGTGCGGATCGCGGTGGTCGGCAAGTACACCGAGCTGATCGACAGCTACAAGTCGGTGCAGGAGGCGTTGATCCACGGCGGCATCGCCAACGACGTGAAGGTCGACATCGACTGGATCAGCTCGGAGCACTTCGACGACGGCGCCGGAGTCGAGCGCCTTCGCAAGTACGACGGTCTGCTCATTCCGGGTGGCTTCGGGCCGCGCGGGGTGGAGGGCATGCTGCAGGCGATCCGCTGGGCCCGCGAGAACCGGATGCCCTTCTTCGGGATCTGTCTGGGACTCCAGTGCGCCGTGATCGAGTTCGCGCGCAACGTGTGCGGCCTCGAGGACTCCGATTCCTTCGAGTTCAAGGAGGAGTCGAAGGATCCGGTGATCTGCCTCATGGACTCGCAGCTGCAGGTGACCACCAAGGGCGGCACCATGCGGCTGGGAGCCTACCCGGCCCGTCTGCGTCAGGGCACCCGCGCCGCCGAGATCTACGGATCCGGCGAGATCAGCGAACGGCACCGCCACCGATTCGAGGTCAACAACGAGTACCGCCCCCTCCTCGAGGAGCACGGACTCGTGATCAGCGGAACCTCGCCCGACGAGGGACTGGTGGAGATGATCGAGTTGCCCGACCACCCCTGGTTCGTGGCCTGCCAGTTCCATCCGGAGCTCAAGAGTCGGCCCATGCGGCCGGCGCCCCTCTTCGCCTCGTTCATCCAGGCGGCCGCGCAGCATGTCTGGCCGACGAACGAGGTGGAGTCGAGCGCGGCGGCGGGCGACTGA
- the kdsA gene encoding 3-deoxy-8-phosphooctulonate synthase — protein sequence MAHFNRFTLIAGPCVLEDAGLNLEVGQELARISRALRLPIVFKASFDKANRSKAGAARGPGLEAGLPLLEQVGSATGLPLLTDVHEADQCARAAEVVDVLQIPAFLCRQTDLVEAAGATGRTINIKKGQWMAPEEMTAAVDKARGAGAAEVTVTERGTFFGYGNLVVDMRSFARVRAAAGVAAIFDGTHSVQRPGRADGASGGDPEHIPSLVRAAVAAGCDGLFLETHPEPSRAPSDSTNMLPLAALPGLLTDVIAIRAALSGEESHG from the coding sequence GTGGCACACTTCAACCGCTTCACCCTGATCGCCGGGCCCTGCGTGCTCGAAGACGCGGGGTTGAACCTCGAGGTCGGCCAGGAGCTGGCGCGCATCTCGCGGGCGCTGCGACTCCCGATCGTCTTCAAGGCCTCGTTCGACAAGGCCAACCGATCGAAGGCGGGCGCCGCGCGGGGCCCGGGTCTCGAGGCGGGCCTGCCGCTGCTCGAGCAGGTGGGGTCGGCCACGGGCCTCCCGCTGCTCACCGACGTGCACGAGGCGGACCAGTGCGCGCGAGCGGCGGAGGTGGTGGACGTACTGCAGATCCCGGCCTTCCTCTGCCGCCAGACCGACCTGGTCGAGGCGGCGGGCGCCACCGGTCGGACGATCAACATCAAGAAGGGCCAGTGGATGGCGCCCGAGGAGATGACCGCGGCCGTCGACAAGGCACGGGGGGCGGGGGCTGCGGAGGTGACCGTCACCGAGCGTGGCACCTTCTTCGGCTACGGCAACCTGGTGGTCGACATGCGCTCGTTCGCCCGGGTGCGCGCGGCCGCAGGCGTCGCCGCGATCTTCGACGGCACGCACTCCGTTCAGCGGCCGGGCCGAGCCGACGGCGCCAGCGGTGGGGACCCCGAGCACATCCCCTCGCTGGTACGGGCCGCGGTGGCCGCAGGCTGCGACGGGCTCTTTCTGGAGACCCACCCCGAGCCCTCCCGCGCCCCCTCCGACAGCACCAACATGCTGCCCCTCGCCGCACTCCCGGGGCTGCTGACCGATGTGATCGCCATTCGGGCCGCGCTCTCGGGCGAGGAGTCGCATGGCTGA
- a CDS encoding KpsF/GutQ family sugar-phosphate isomerase, which produces MSTDDATLLAEGRRVVEVEADSLRDLAGRLGPDFVEACRLVAGAKGRVIVSGIGKSGIIARKIAATLTSTGTPATFLHPVEGLHGDLGIVSEDDVALLLSKSGETSELSGLLDYLLRLGVPVVALTGRVDSSLARHARIVLDCAVSEEACPMDLAPTSSTTVTLALGDALAVVVLQLKGFEPDDFARFHPGGSLGRKLTVRVGDVMVATGYPLLGPDAPMRDAVVPIAEERGTVPVVDDGTRLVGVVTAGDLTRLIERDEAGWASVRVEAVMSRTPLTARPDERGAAVVHRLEERGVMAAPVVDDDGRLTGMVHLHDLMRAGAV; this is translated from the coding sequence GTGAGCACCGACGACGCCACTCTTCTCGCCGAGGGCCGCCGCGTGGTGGAGGTCGAGGCCGATTCGCTCCGCGACCTCGCGGGCCGGCTCGGCCCCGACTTCGTCGAGGCCTGCCGCCTCGTCGCGGGCGCGAAAGGACGCGTGATCGTGTCGGGCATCGGCAAGAGCGGCATCATCGCGCGGAAGATCGCCGCCACGCTCACCTCCACCGGCACGCCCGCCACCTTCCTCCACCCGGTCGAAGGGCTGCACGGCGACCTGGGCATCGTGAGCGAAGACGACGTGGCGCTGCTGCTGAGCAAGAGCGGCGAGACCTCGGAGTTGTCGGGTCTGCTCGACTACCTGCTGCGCCTCGGGGTGCCCGTGGTGGCCCTCACCGGCCGCGTCGACTCGTCGCTCGCGCGCCACGCGCGGATCGTGCTCGACTGCGCGGTGTCGGAAGAAGCGTGTCCCATGGATCTCGCCCCCACGTCGTCCACCACCGTCACCCTCGCGCTCGGCGACGCCCTCGCCGTGGTCGTGCTGCAGCTGAAAGGGTTCGAGCCCGACGACTTCGCCCGCTTCCATCCGGGCGGCTCCCTGGGCCGGAAACTGACGGTGCGGGTGGGGGACGTGATGGTCGCCACGGGGTATCCGCTTCTCGGGCCCGACGCCCCGATGCGCGACGCGGTGGTGCCCATCGCCGAGGAGCGGGGTACGGTACCCGTGGTCGACGACGGCACCCGGCTGGTCGGGGTGGTCACCGCCGGCGACCTCACCCGTCTCATCGAGCGCGACGAGGCGGGGTGGGCGTCGGTGCGGGTCGAGGCGGTGATGAGCCGAACCCCGCTCACCGCGCGCCCCGACGAGCGCGGCGCGGCCGTGGTTCACCGCCTCGAGGAGCGGGGCGTGATGGCCGCCCCGGTCGTCGACGACGACGGCCGACTGACCGGCATGGTGCATCTCCACGACTTGATGAGGGCAGGAGCGGTATGA
- the lptC gene encoding LPS export ABC transporter periplasmic protein LptC encodes MTTQRSRTRAFLPAMAMAAVAGAAACGDETQAPMVDAAFADIDYIIMEQMENVLTRNGVRAGLVISDSSYIYEDSSTAQLFGVQMTLYSESGVEESHLTAERGWLNERTDELTALGNVVLTTSGRRIETAELHYDPVRDQISSDSSTISIQNGNRTRATCGFDSDLEFRNFNLCGPVGDIPTRGGGDG; translated from the coding sequence ATGACGACCCAGCGATCGAGAACGAGGGCCTTTCTTCCGGCGATGGCGATGGCGGCCGTGGCGGGGGCGGCCGCCTGCGGAGACGAGACGCAGGCGCCGATGGTGGACGCGGCCTTCGCCGACATCGACTACATCATCATGGAGCAGATGGAGAACGTCCTCACCCGCAACGGGGTGCGCGCGGGGCTCGTGATCTCCGACTCGAGCTACATCTACGAGGACTCCTCCACGGCTCAGCTCTTCGGTGTGCAGATGACGCTGTACAGCGAGTCGGGGGTGGAGGAGTCGCACCTCACCGCCGAGCGGGGCTGGCTGAACGAGCGCACCGACGAGCTCACCGCCCTCGGCAACGTGGTCCTCACGACTTCCGGCCGCCGGATCGAGACGGCGGAGCTCCACTACGATCCGGTCCGCGACCAGATCTCGAGCGATTCGTCGACGATCTCGATCCAGAACGGCAACCGCACGCGCGCAACCTGCGGTTTCGACTCCGACCTCGAGTTCCGGAACTTCAATCTCTGCGGTCCGGTCGGCGACATTCCGACCCGGGGTGGCGGAGACGGATGA
- the lptB gene encoding LPS export ABC transporter ATP-binding protein: protein MTDGPMDFDPTPDAEPDTDAGVESPSSPAIALDEGSDPHVPASFAPKESGSRFWAEGLSKSYRKRKVVDNVDIEVQQGEIVGLLGPNGAGKTTTFYMMVGLISPDTGKVHFDADDVTRVPMYKRARRGVGYLAQEPSIFRKLTVEENVLAILETQKMPRKERRARLDELLRELSIDHLRDSKAYSLSGGERRRLEITRALVNRPKFILLDEPFAGIDPIAVNDIQEIVAELKTRDIGVIISDHNVEQTLEIVDRAYIMYEGRIRVSGTVSELVWNDEVAEIYLGPILTARMRARFPAPGA, encoded by the coding sequence ATGACCGACGGACCGATGGATTTCGATCCGACCCCCGACGCCGAACCCGACACCGACGCCGGCGTGGAGTCCCCGAGTTCCCCCGCGATCGCTCTCGACGAGGGCTCGGATCCGCACGTGCCGGCGTCGTTCGCCCCGAAAGAGAGTGGCAGCCGCTTCTGGGCCGAGGGGCTCAGCAAGTCGTACCGCAAGCGCAAGGTGGTCGACAACGTCGACATCGAGGTGCAGCAGGGGGAGATCGTCGGACTGCTCGGCCCGAACGGGGCGGGGAAGACCACCACCTTCTACATGATGGTGGGGCTGATCTCGCCCGACACCGGCAAGGTGCATTTCGACGCGGACGACGTCACGCGGGTGCCCATGTACAAGCGCGCCCGGCGCGGCGTGGGCTACCTTGCGCAGGAGCCGTCGATCTTCCGCAAGCTGACGGTGGAAGAGAACGTGCTCGCGATCCTCGAGACGCAGAAGATGCCCCGCAAGGAGCGGCGCGCGCGTCTCGACGAGCTGCTCCGGGAGCTGTCGATCGATCACCTGCGCGACAGCAAGGCCTACTCGCTTTCCGGCGGTGAGCGCCGGCGATTGGAGATCACGAGGGCGCTCGTGAATCGCCCCAAGTTCATCCTGCTCGACGAGCCCTTCGCGGGGATCGACCCGATCGCGGTGAACGACATCCAGGAGATCGTCGCGGAGCTGAAGACCCGCGACATCGGGGTGATCATCTCCGACCACAACGTGGAGCAGACCCTCGAGATCGTCGACCGGGCCTACATCATGTACGAGGGCCGGATCCGGGTGAGCGGCACCGTCTCGGAACTCGTGTGGAACGACGAAGTTGCCGAGATCTATCTAGGACCGATCCTGACGGCCCGGATGCGCGCGCGCTTCCCCGCGCCCGGCGCCTGA